The Mycolicibacterium duvalii DNA window TTCGACCTGCTCGGGACCCCCAACCATCTGGCCGGTCCGCCCGACGACGAACGCATCCCGGCTGACCTGCTCGGCCGCGCTTTGGTCGTGGAGCAGTTGGAGATGCTTCCGGTCGAGGCGGTGGCGCGCGGCTACCTCACCGGCTCGGGTCTGCTCGACTACGAGAAGACCGGCAGGGTCTGCGGTATCGAGCTACCGACCGGACTGGTCGAGGCCAGCAGGTTCGCCGAACCGATTTTCACCCCGGCCACCAAGGCGGACCTGGGTGAGCACGACGTCAACATCTCCTTCGACGACGTGGTCGACCTCGTCGGAGCGCACCGTGCCCAGCAGTTGCGTGAGCGCACGCTGCAGATCTATGCCAAGGGTGCCGGGCATGCGTTGAGCAAGGGCATCATCGTCGCCGATACCAAGTTCGAATTCGGTCTCGACGCGTATGGCGAACTGAAGCTCGCCGACGAGGTGTTCACGCCCGACTCGTCCCGGTACTGGCCCGCCGACGACTACACCGAAGGGGTCGTGCAGAACAGCTTCGACAAGCAATTCGTCCGCAACTGGTTGACCGGCCCGGATTCCGGTTGGGACCGGTCCGGTGAAAAGCCTCCACCACCTCTGCCCGCTGACATCGTCGCGGCTACCCGGGATCGCTATATCGAGGCCTACGAACGCATCTCCGGACGACGGTTCGACGACTGGATCGGAGATCCCGCATGAAGGCCCCTGTAGCCAAACGGATCGGCCACCGCCGCGAACACCACGGTGACGTCTTCGTCGACCACTATGAGTGGCTGCGCGAGAAGACCAGCCAGGACGTGGTGAACTACCTGGAGGCCGAGAACGCCTACACCGAGCATGTGACGGCCGATCTGGCGCCGCTGCGACAGCAGATCTTCGATGAGATCAAGGCCCGCACCAAGGAGACCGATCTGTCGGTGCCTACCCGCCGGGGCGACTGGTGGTACTACGGCCGCAGCTTCGCCGGCAAACAGTACGGGGTGCAATGCCGTTGCCCGGTCGAGGATCCCGACGACTGGACACCACCGCAGCTCGACGAGGACACCGAGATCCCCGGCGAGCAGATCCTGCTCGACGAGAACGTCGAGGCCGAAGGACACGACTTCTTCTCCCTCGGTGCGGCCAGCGTCAGCGTCGACGGCAACATCCTGGCCTACTCGGTCGACGTCAAGGGCGACGAACGCTACACCCTGCGCTTCAAGGATCTGCGTACCGGGCAGCGGTATCCCGACGAGATCGCCGGAATCGGGGCCGGCGTGACGTGGGCTGCCGACAACGCGACCGTCTACTACGTCACCGTCGACGACGCGTGGCGCCCTGACACCGTCTGGCGACATCGTCTGGGCGCCCAGGACTCCGACGAACGGGTCTACCACGAACCCGACGAGCGATTCTGGGTCGGGGTGGGCCGCACCCGCAGCAACAAGTACATCATCATCGCCGCCGGCAGCGCGGTGACCTCGGAGCTGCGCTACGGCCCTGCCGAGGACCCGCAGGCGACGTTCCAAACCATCTGGCAGCGAAGGGAATCCGTCGAGTACGCGGTCGAACATGCGGTGGTCGGCGGGCAGGATCGGTTCCTCATCCTGCACAACGACGGTGCCGAAAACTTCACGCTGGTCGACGCACCCGTCGACGACCCCACCGCCCACCGGACGCTGATCGAACACCGCGATGATGTCCGCTTGGACTCGGTGGACGCATTCGACGGCCACCTGGTGGTCAGCTTCCGCAGCGAGGCACTGCCGCGCATCGCGCTCTGGCCGGTCGACGGTGCGGGCTACGGCACGATGCGCAACATCACGTTCGACTCGGAACTGATGTCGGTGGGTCTGTCGGCCAATCCGAACTGGAGCGCACCCAAGCTGCGCATCGGTGCGACGTCGTTCGTCACACCAGTGCGCATCTACGACCTCGACCTGGCTACCGGGGAGCGCACCCTGCTGCGGGAACAACCCGTGCTGGGCGACTACAGTCCGCACGACTACATCGAGCGCCGGGACTGGGCGATCGCCGAAGACGGCGCACGCGTTCCGATCTCGATCGTGCACCGTGCCGACATGCAGGCGCCTGCGCCGATGTTGCTCTACGGGTACGGCGCCTACGAATCGTGCGAGGACCCGCGGTTCTCCATCGCCCGGCTCTCGCTGCTCGACCGCGGCATGGTCTTCGCCGTCGCCCACGTCCGCGGCGGCGGAGAACTCGGCCGGCCATGGTACGAGCACGGCAAGCTGCTCGAGAAGCGCAACAGCTTCACCGACTTCATCGCCGTGGGAAGGCATCTCGTCGATACCGGGGTCACCCGGCCCGACAGGCTGGCCGCCTACGGCGGTAGCGCCGGCGGGCTGCTGGTCGGTGCGGTCACCAACATGGCACCCGACCTGTTCGCCGGGGTGCTCGCGGCGGTGCCGTTCGTCGACCCGCTCACGACCATCCTGGATCCGTCACTGCCGCTGACGGTCACCGAGTGGGACGAGTGGGGCAACCCGCTCGACGACCCCGAGGTCTACCGCTACATGAAGTCCTACTCGCCGTACGAGAACGTCGACACTCGCGACTATCCCGCGATTCTGGCGATGACGTCGCTCAACGATACCCGCGTGTACTACGTCGAGCCGGCGAAATGGGTTGCCGCACTGCGGCATGTGCAGCAGAGCCCGGACGATGGCGCCAAGGTATTGCTCAAGACCGAGATGAACGCCGGGCACGGCGGAATTAGCGGCCGCTACGAGCGGTGGAAGGAAACCGCCTTCCAGTACGCCTGGCTGCTCGACGTGACCAAGGCCGATTCCGGCGACGGCTAGTCCGATGGCCAGAGACAGTTACCACCACGGCGATCTGAAGGCCGTGATCCTGGCGCGGGCGGCGACGTTGGTCGCCGAGCGCGGGGCAGACGGCGTTTCCTTGCGCGAACTGGCCCGTGCGGCAGGTGTTTCGCATGCCGCACCGGCGCACCATTTCACCGATCGCCGCGGATTGTTCACCGCGCTGGCCGCGCAGGGCTGGCGGATGCTCGCCGCGGCGCTGGCCGCCGCGCGACCGGAATTCAGCGCCGCAGCCTTAGCTTACGTAGGCTTCGCGACCGCCAATCCCGGACACTATGCGGTGATGTTCAACCGTTCCCTGGTCAATCCCGATGACCCTGAGCTGCTCGAAGCGCGTGCCGCCGCCGGCATCGAGCTCTCCGCTGGGGTTGCGACGCTGGACGACCCCCGCGCCGCCGACGACCCGCAAGCCGCGGGTCTGGCCGCGTGGTCGCTGGTACACGGCTTCGTGATGCTCTACCTCAACGGTGTGGTCGGCGGGGATGCCGACCCGGTGGACACTGCGCGGCGCGTCGCCCGGATGCTGTTCACCGAACCGGGCGCCCGGTAGCGTTCGGTGCCATGACCGATACCGCGCTGACCGACATCCCGCTGACCACCCTCGACGGCAACGCCACCACGTTGGCCGAGCTGGCCCCCGGCGGTGCGGCGCTGGTGGTCAACGTGGCCTCCAAGTGTGGACTGACGCCGCAGTACTCGGCGCTCGAACAACTCGCCAAGGATTACCGCGACCGCGGACTGACGGTGATCGGCGTGCCGTGCAACCAGTTCATGGGACAGGAGCCCGGCACCGCCGAAGAGATCCAGACGTTCTGTTCCACCAGCTACGGGGTGACGTTCCCGCTGCTGGCCAAGACCGACGTCAACGGCGCCGACCGCCACCCCCTCTACACGCAGCTCACCGAGACCGCCGACGACAGCGGTCAGGCCGGCGACGTGCAGTGGAACTTCGAGAAGTTCCTCGTCGCCCCCGACGGCACCGTAGCCAAGCGATTTCGCCCGCGCACCGAACCCGACACCCCCGAGGTGATCTCGGCCATCGAAGCCGTCCTGCCCCGTTAGCCGACGTACACCTGCGGGCGTCGTGTCCGTCACCTCGGCGACACTTGCGGCTGCGACACTGCCGGTGTGCCAGGACAACTGATCGTCTCGATCTCGGGTATCGACAACCGCACGCTCGACGAGGTCAGCGCGTTCCGGGGTCTGCTGGCCGGTCGCGGAGTCCCCGCATCGCTTCTGGTGGCGCCGCGCCGGAAGAACGGCTATCGCCTCGACCACGACCCACGCACCGTCGACTGGCTGACCCACCGTCGCGGGGACGGCGACGCGATCGTGCTGCACGGCTTCGAGGGCGCGGCGACTTCGCCTGCGCACGAAGCGAACCTGCGTCTGATGGCCGCCGACCGGGTGCTCGACCACCTGGGGCTGCGTACCCGTCTGTTCGCCGGGCCCAAGTGGAACAGCTCCGACGGGACTGCGACCGCATTGCGTCGCAACGGGTTCCGTCTCTCGGCGGGGCTGCACGAGGTGGTCGACCTGGTCCGAGGGCAGGCGGTGCGGGCCAGGGTGCTCGGCATCGGCGAAGGATTCCTGGCCGAGCCCTGGTGGTGTCGCACGCTGGTGCTGGCCGCCGAACGCACGGCACGGCGGCGCGGTGTCGTCCGGGTCGCGGTGGCCGCCCGCCACCTGCGGCGGCCAGGACCCCGGCAGGCGATGCTCGACGCGGTCGACCTGGCACTGATGCACGGCTGCACCCCCACCGTGTACCGGTGGCGGGACCGGCCTGAGCTGACGGCTGCCGCGTAGGGGTCTGCCGCGGGAATCGGGACTACATTGGCGGGATGGCGGATGCTGATGTCATCGTGGTCGGTGCTGGTCTGGCGGGTCTGGTCGCAGCGTGCGAGCTCGCCGACCGGGGCCGCAGCGTCCTGATCGTCGATCAGGAGAACGCTGCGAACATCGGCGGTCAGGCCTACTGGTCGTTCGGCGGCCTGTTCTTCGTCGACAGTCCCGAGCAACGTCGTCTGGGCATCCGAGACAGCCACGAGCTGGCGCTGCAGGATTGGTTGGGCACCGCCGGATTCGATCGGGCCGAAGACCACTGGCCGCGGCAATGGGCCCAGGCCTATGTCGACTTCGCCGCCGGGGAGAAGCGACGCTGGCTGCGCGACCGCGGGCTGCAGACCTTCGCGCTGGTCGGCTGGGCCGAGCGCGGGGGGTACGACGCGCGCGGGCACGGCAACTCGGTGCCGCGGTTTCACATCACCTGGGGCACCGGGCCCGCGCTGGTCGACATCTTCGCGCGGCGCCTGTCGGGCCGGCCGGGGGTGCGGTTCGCGCACCGGCACCGCGTCGACGAGCTGCTCACCGAGAACGGCGCGGTCGTCGGGGTCCGCGGTGCGGTGCTGCAGCCCAGTGCCGAGCCCCGTGGTGTCGCGTCCTCGCGCGAGGTGGCCGGCGACTTCGAGCTGCGCGCGCAGGCGGTGATCGTGGCCAGCGGCGGCATCGGCGGCAACCACGACCTGGTCCGCAAGAACTGGCCGGCCCGGATGGGACGCGTGCCCGAGCAGTTGCTCAGCGGCGTGCCCGCGCACGTCGACGGCCGTATGTTGGGGATCTCCGAGGCCGCGGGCGCGCACGTCATCAACAGCGACCGGATGTGGCACTACACCGAGGGCATCACCAACTACGACCCGATCTGGCCGCGGCACGGCATCCGGATCCTGCCGGGTCCGTCGTCGCTGTGGCTCGACGCCAACGGCAAGCGCCTGCCCGCACCGCTGTACCCCGGCTTCGACACGCTCGGCACTCTGGAGTACATCGCGCGGACCGGGCATGACTACACCTGGTTCGTGTTGAACAAGCGGATCATCGACAAGGAGTTCGGGCTGTCGGGGCAGGAACAGAACCCCGACCTGACCGGCCGCAGTCTTCGCGGGGTGCTCGACCGGTCCCGCAACGGCCCCGCACCGGTGCACGCGTTCGTCGACAGGGGCGTCGACTTCGTCAGCGCGAACACTCTGCGCGACCTGGTGACCGCGATGAACGCCGTTCCCGACACCGAACCCGTGGACTACGCCGTCGTCGAAGCCGAGGTGACCGCCCGCGACCGCGAGGTGGTCAACCGGTTCACCAAGGACAGCCAAATCACCGCGGTCCGCGCGGCCCGCAACTACCTGCCCGACCGCATCAGCCGGGTGGTCGCGCCGCACCGGCTCACCGAGCCGAAGGCCGGCCCGCTCATCGCTGTCAAGTTGCACATCTTGACCCGAAAGTCGTTGGGCGGCTTGGAAACCGATCTCGACTCCCGGGCGCTGCGGGCCGACGGTTCGGTGCTGCCCGGTCTGTACGCCGCCGGCGAGGCCGCCGGGTTCGGCGGGGGCGGCCTGCACGGCTACCGCTCACTGGAGGGGACATTCCTCGGCGGGTGCGTGTTCTCGGGACGCGCGGCCGGGCGGGCGGCGGCCCGCGACGTGGGCTGAGCTCAGAAACCGGTCGCCGACTCCGGTTCGAGCACCTGGAAGTCGGTGTCGGTCATCTCGGTCAGCCGGCCGTAGAAGATCGGCCGGGCGGCCTCGGCGATGATGCCCTGGTGGATCGGCACCGCGTGGGCCGGGGCCACCGCACGCAGATAGTCCACCGCCTCGGAGATCTTGAGCCACGGCGCGGCGGCCGGGGTGGCCAGCACGTCCACCGGTTCGCCGGGGACGAACAACGCGTCGCCCGGGTGCATCAGCTTCGCCGGGTGCCGGCCGTCGCCGATCAGATACGAGATATTGTCGATCTCGGGGAGTTCCGGGTGGATCACGGCGTGCCGACCGCCCGCACCGCGCACGGTCAGGTGCCCGATGGACAGTTCGTCACCGACGTGGACCGCCTGCCACGGTCGGCCGAGCTGCGCCGCGGTCTGCGGATCGGCGTACAAGGCCGCCTGCGGATTCGCCTCGACCAGGGCGGGCAGCCGCTGCGGGTCGGCGTGATCGGGGTGTTGATGGGTGATCAGGATCGCGGACAGACCGGTGATCCCCTCGAAGCCGTGACTGAAGATCCCGGGGTCGAACAGCACGGTCGTGCCAGGGTCAGTGCCGGCGCCCGATTCGCCGGGAAAGCTCGCCAGCAGGCAGGAGTGGCCGAAGTGAGTGAGCTGCATGATCGCATTGTCGCGCAGGTAGAGTGTCGCCGTGGCAACAGTGGTGGTACACGTCATGCCGAAGGCCGAGATTCTGGATCCGCAGGGGCAGGCGATCGTCGGCGCGCTCACGCGGCTGGGTTTCGACGGCATCTCAGATGTCCGGCAGGGCAAGCGCTTTGAGCTTGAAGTCGACGGTGATCTCAGCGATGACCAGCTGGCCGAGATCGCGGAGTCGCTGCTGGCGAACACGGTGATCGAAGACTGGACCATCACCCGCGAGGGGGGCGACGCGTGAGCGCTCGCGTGGGCGTCATCACATTTCCGGGGACGCTGGACGACATCGACGCCGCCCGCGCGGTACGGCTGGCCGGTGGCGAGGCGGTGAGCCTCTGGCACGCCGACGCCGACCTCAAAGGGGTCGACGCGGTCGTGGTTCCGGGCGGATTCTCCTACGGCGACTATCTGCGCGCCGGGGCCATCGCGAAGTTCGCACCGGTGATGGGCGAGGTGGTCGCCGCCGCGCAACGCGGCATGCCGGTGCTCGGGATCTGCAACGGTTTCCAGGTGCTCTGCGAGGCCGGCCTGCTGCCGGGCGCGCTGACCCGCAACGTCGGGCTGCACTTCATCTGCCGCGACACCTGGCTGGAGGTGGCCGCCAACACGACGGCGTGGACGTCGCGCTACGAGCAGGGTGCCGACCTGCTGGTGCCGCTGAAGTCCGGTGAGGGCCGCTACGTCGCCGACGAGCGCGTGCTCGACGAACTGGAGGGCGAGGGCCGGGTGGTGTTCCGCTACCGGGAGAACCTCAACGGCTCGATGCGCGACATCGCCGGGATCAGCTCGGCCAACGGGCGCGTCGTCGGGCTGATGCCGCACCCCGAGCATGCCACCGAGCCGCTGACCGGTCCGTCCGACGACGGCCTGGGCATCTTCTACTCGGCGCTGGACGCAGTTTTGGTGTCCTGACCCCTCCGGCGCCGCTGTTAGGTTTCCTGTGTGCTGGTTGATCCGGATGTGCTGCGGGCATTTGCCGCTCAGGTGGAGGCTGCCGCGGGCGCGCTGAACGGTCTGGACGTCGGACACACCGCCACCACGGCGGCCGACGGGCTGCCGGGTTCGTCGACGCAGTGGGCGACCCGGCAGGTGGGCGAGCGGCTGGGCAGGATCGCAGCGGATCTGCTCGGCGACATCTTCGCCATGGGTGACGCAGTGCGCGGCGCGGGGGACCGGTACGAGGTGACCGACGAGAGCCTGGCAGGCCAGTTCACGAAGTTGTTCTGACATGCTGCCCACCCGTTCTCGGCTGCAGAGCTGGAACCCTGAGTCGTTGGTGCCCGCTGCGGCGGCGATCCAGGCAGCGGGAGCGGCCGTCTACCAGGCCGTCCGAGACCTCGACGACCGGATCGATCGCATGCCCCGCACCGGGGGATGGGAGGGGGCGGCCCACCGCGCTGCCGCCGGCATGTTCAGCCGGGCGACTGACCGATCGTCAGCCTTCAAAACCTACGCCGAAGCGGTTGCATCGGCGCTGTCCGACGGCAGCGGCGCCATCAGCACGGCACGGACTGCCGCGCTCGCCATGGCAGCCCAGATCGACAGCGGACCGTTGAACGTCACCGACCAATGGGTGGTGCTGATCGACCCGGCGGGCATGTCCGCCGAGCGTGTGGCCGAGCTGGAGATATTGGCGCAGATCGCCCAGGGTGAACTGAACCCACTCGTGATAGCCGTGGATCAGGCCGACGACACCACGTCGATGAAGATCGTCACCACCGTGGCCGAGGAGGGCATCAACTCCGACCTCGCCGGGCCTGTTGCGCCCGGCCCGGCCCCGGTCGACGAGGTGCCCAGCCCCGCCACCGCCGAGGGCGAACAGTTCCAGGAGGTCGCCCGCGCCGAGGACATGGCCACCACTGTCCGCGAGATCACCGACACCGAGGACCTCACCGGCAACCGGGTCACGACATACACGATGATGGACGGCAGCACCCAGGTCGCCACCGAGTACATCGATCAGGGGCTGCCGAGCCAGCAGGTCTATCCGCCGGGGACCACGCGGGTCCTGCATACCGACAAGCACGGCAACTGGATCTCGGACACCATGACCACCCCGCTCGACGACGGCGGTGTGAAGACAAGCGTGCACTGGTCCGACGGCACCACTGTCACGATGAGCGAGACGGCCGACGGTGTGCGCACCGGAAGTTGCATCACCGCCGACGGGCGGGAGAGCCCGTTGCCCGACGAGTTCTTCACCGACCCCTTCCCGACGCTGGTCGGGGGCGCGCTGTCAGGTCTGGAAACCAAGGCCGGTCAAGGGATACCGGCCTTGACCGCGGCAGAGCTGGACAAGGTCAAGACCGGCGCCAAGTGGGGTGGGCCGGCGATCGGTGTGGCGACGATGGCCTACAACATGGTCTCCGCGGAGACACTGCACGACGCATGCGTGGCCGGTGTCTCGGGCGTGTACAGCACGGTGGGC harbors:
- a CDS encoding type VII secretion target; the protein is MLVDPDVLRAFAAQVEAAAGALNGLDVGHTATTAADGLPGSSTQWATRQVGERLGRIAADLLGDIFAMGDAVRGAGDRYEVTDESLAGQFTKLF
- a CDS encoding TetR/AcrR family transcriptional regulator; the protein is MARDSYHHGDLKAVILARAATLVAERGADGVSLRELARAAGVSHAAPAHHFTDRRGLFTALAAQGWRMLAAALAAARPEFSAAALAYVGFATANPGHYAVMFNRSLVNPDDPELLEARAAAGIELSAGVATLDDPRAADDPQAAGLAAWSLVHGFVMLYLNGVVGGDADPVDTARRVARMLFTEPGAR
- the purS gene encoding phosphoribosylformylglycinamidine synthase subunit PurS, translating into MATVVVHVMPKAEILDPQGQAIVGALTRLGFDGISDVRQGKRFELEVDGDLSDDQLAEIAESLLANTVIEDWTITREGGDA
- a CDS encoding FAD-binding dehydrogenase → MADADVIVVGAGLAGLVAACELADRGRSVLIVDQENAANIGGQAYWSFGGLFFVDSPEQRRLGIRDSHELALQDWLGTAGFDRAEDHWPRQWAQAYVDFAAGEKRRWLRDRGLQTFALVGWAERGGYDARGHGNSVPRFHITWGTGPALVDIFARRLSGRPGVRFAHRHRVDELLTENGAVVGVRGAVLQPSAEPRGVASSREVAGDFELRAQAVIVASGGIGGNHDLVRKNWPARMGRVPEQLLSGVPAHVDGRMLGISEAAGAHVINSDRMWHYTEGITNYDPIWPRHGIRILPGPSSLWLDANGKRLPAPLYPGFDTLGTLEYIARTGHDYTWFVLNKRIIDKEFGLSGQEQNPDLTGRSLRGVLDRSRNGPAPVHAFVDRGVDFVSANTLRDLVTAMNAVPDTEPVDYAVVEAEVTARDREVVNRFTKDSQITAVRAARNYLPDRISRVVAPHRLTEPKAGPLIAVKLHILTRKSLGGLETDLDSRALRADGSVLPGLYAAGEAAGFGGGGLHGYRSLEGTFLGGCVFSGRAAGRAAARDVG
- a CDS encoding DUF2334 domain-containing protein — translated: MPGQLIVSISGIDNRTLDEVSAFRGLLAGRGVPASLLVAPRRKNGYRLDHDPRTVDWLTHRRGDGDAIVLHGFEGAATSPAHEANLRLMAADRVLDHLGLRTRLFAGPKWNSSDGTATALRRNGFRLSAGLHEVVDLVRGQAVRARVLGIGEGFLAEPWWCRTLVLAAERTARRRGVVRVAVAARHLRRPGPRQAMLDAVDLALMHGCTPTVYRWRDRPELTAAA
- a CDS encoding MBL fold metallo-hydrolase, yielding MQLTHFGHSCLLASFPGESGAGTDPGTTVLFDPGIFSHGFEGITGLSAILITHQHPDHADPQRLPALVEANPQAALYADPQTAAQLGRPWQAVHVGDELSIGHLTVRGAGGRHAVIHPELPEIDNISYLIGDGRHPAKLMHPGDALFVPGEPVDVLATPAAAPWLKISEAVDYLRAVAPAHAVPIHQGIIAEAARPIFYGRLTEMTDTDFQVLEPESATGF
- a CDS encoding glutathione peroxidase, with protein sequence MTDTALTDIPLTTLDGNATTLAELAPGGAALVVNVASKCGLTPQYSALEQLAKDYRDRGLTVIGVPCNQFMGQEPGTAEEIQTFCSTSYGVTFPLLAKTDVNGADRHPLYTQLTETADDSGQAGDVQWNFEKFLVAPDGTVAKRFRPRTEPDTPEVISAIEAVLPR
- the purQ gene encoding phosphoribosylformylglycinamidine synthase subunit PurQ, which encodes MSARVGVITFPGTLDDIDAARAVRLAGGEAVSLWHADADLKGVDAVVVPGGFSYGDYLRAGAIAKFAPVMGEVVAAAQRGMPVLGICNGFQVLCEAGLLPGALTRNVGLHFICRDTWLEVAANTTAWTSRYEQGADLLVPLKSGEGRYVADERVLDELEGEGRVVFRYRENLNGSMRDIAGISSANGRVVGLMPHPEHATEPLTGPSDDGLGIFYSALDAVLVS
- a CDS encoding phosphoribosylaminoimidazolesuccinocarboxamide synthase, with the translated sequence MRPDLSDYQHVASGKVRELYRIDDGHLLFIASDRISAYDHILESEIPDKGRILTAMSVFFFDLLGTPNHLAGPPDDERIPADLLGRALVVEQLEMLPVEAVARGYLTGSGLLDYEKTGRVCGIELPTGLVEASRFAEPIFTPATKADLGEHDVNISFDDVVDLVGAHRAQQLRERTLQIYAKGAGHALSKGIIVADTKFEFGLDAYGELKLADEVFTPDSSRYWPADDYTEGVVQNSFDKQFVRNWLTGPDSGWDRSGEKPPPPLPADIVAATRDRYIEAYERISGRRFDDWIGDPA
- a CDS encoding S9 family peptidase, with product MKAPVAKRIGHRREHHGDVFVDHYEWLREKTSQDVVNYLEAENAYTEHVTADLAPLRQQIFDEIKARTKETDLSVPTRRGDWWYYGRSFAGKQYGVQCRCPVEDPDDWTPPQLDEDTEIPGEQILLDENVEAEGHDFFSLGAASVSVDGNILAYSVDVKGDERYTLRFKDLRTGQRYPDEIAGIGAGVTWAADNATVYYVTVDDAWRPDTVWRHRLGAQDSDERVYHEPDERFWVGVGRTRSNKYIIIAAGSAVTSELRYGPAEDPQATFQTIWQRRESVEYAVEHAVVGGQDRFLILHNDGAENFTLVDAPVDDPTAHRTLIEHRDDVRLDSVDAFDGHLVVSFRSEALPRIALWPVDGAGYGTMRNITFDSELMSVGLSANPNWSAPKLRIGATSFVTPVRIYDLDLATGERTLLREQPVLGDYSPHDYIERRDWAIAEDGARVPISIVHRADMQAPAPMLLYGYGAYESCEDPRFSIARLSLLDRGMVFAVAHVRGGGELGRPWYEHGKLLEKRNSFTDFIAVGRHLVDTGVTRPDRLAAYGGSAGGLLVGAVTNMAPDLFAGVLAAVPFVDPLTTILDPSLPLTVTEWDEWGNPLDDPEVYRYMKSYSPYENVDTRDYPAILAMTSLNDTRVYYVEPAKWVAALRHVQQSPDDGAKVLLKTEMNAGHGGISGRYERWKETAFQYAWLLDVTKADSGDG